A single window of Archangium lipolyticum DNA harbors:
- a CDS encoding DUF1552 domain-containing protein yields the protein MIRIGRRQFTAGLGASLLASPLLGLLSGEARAATQQAKRLIVFFSPNGTVHNHWRPTGTETEFAFPAGGILEPLARHRSKLLICDGIDFVEVDNHEAGMSNMLTGGGTAGSASGGLSVDQYIASKIGQGSRFQSLEFGVQTSAWGAARSTRMSYSAPGVFASPEDNPRNAFQRLFGALGGDTTTTDKLLRRRKSILDLVRGEMNDLAQRAGAQEKQKLDQHLEALRQTERGLTEPAALPGCPSATAPTPIDAMANGNFPAVGKAQMDLMVSALACGMTRVASIQWAHTIAPQVFNWMGMGEAHHELSHKDDSNTAGVANFVKCERWFAEQFAYLLDALESYPDLEGGGTLLDSTLVLWAKELGDSRLHTCRSVPFVIAGGANSYFRFGRYLRFNGAPHQKLLTSVCHALGVTIDTFGDVTKASGPLAGLV from the coding sequence ATGATTCGGATTGGGCGAAGACAGTTCACCGCCGGCCTGGGAGCCTCGCTGCTGGCGAGCCCCCTGTTGGGACTGCTCAGCGGAGAGGCCCGGGCCGCGACCCAGCAGGCCAAACGGCTCATCGTCTTCTTCTCGCCCAATGGGACGGTGCACAACCACTGGCGCCCCACCGGAACGGAGACGGAGTTCGCGTTCCCCGCCGGCGGCATCCTGGAGCCGCTCGCGCGCCACCGCTCCAAGCTGCTCATCTGCGACGGCATCGACTTCGTGGAGGTGGACAACCACGAGGCGGGCATGTCCAACATGCTCACCGGCGGAGGCACGGCGGGCAGTGCCTCCGGAGGTCTGTCCGTCGATCAGTACATCGCGAGCAAGATCGGCCAGGGCTCGCGCTTCCAGTCCCTGGAGTTCGGCGTGCAGACGAGCGCCTGGGGTGCCGCGCGTTCGACGCGTATGTCGTACTCGGCCCCCGGCGTCTTCGCCTCGCCCGAGGACAACCCGCGCAACGCCTTCCAGCGCCTCTTCGGCGCGCTCGGGGGTGACACGACCACCACCGACAAGCTGCTGCGGCGCCGCAAGAGCATCCTGGACCTGGTACGCGGCGAGATGAACGACCTGGCCCAGCGCGCGGGCGCGCAGGAGAAGCAGAAGTTGGATCAGCACCTCGAGGCGCTGCGCCAGACGGAGCGCGGGCTGACCGAGCCCGCGGCGCTGCCCGGGTGCCCCTCCGCCACCGCTCCGACGCCCATCGACGCCATGGCCAACGGGAACTTCCCCGCCGTGGGCAAGGCCCAGATGGACCTGATGGTGAGCGCGCTCGCCTGCGGCATGACGCGCGTGGCCTCCATCCAGTGGGCCCACACCATCGCCCCCCAGGTGTTCAACTGGATGGGGATGGGCGAGGCCCACCACGAGCTGTCCCACAAGGACGACTCCAACACCGCCGGGGTGGCGAACTTCGTCAAGTGCGAGCGCTGGTTCGCCGAGCAGTTCGCCTATCTGCTCGACGCCCTCGAGTCCTACCCCGACCTGGAGGGCGGCGGCACCCTGCTCGACTCCACCCTGGTGCTCTGGGCCAAGGAGCTCGGTGACAGCCGGCTGCACACCTGCCGCTCCGTGCCCTTCGTCATCGCGGGAGGCGCCAACAGCTACTTCCGCTTCGGGCGCTACCTGCGCTTCAACGGGGCGCCGCACCAGAAGCTGCTCACCTCGGTCTGCCATGCCCTGGGCGTCACCATCGACACCTTCGGCGATGTCACCAAGGCCAGCGGCCCGCTCGCCGGGCTCGTCTGA
- a CDS encoding PA2169 family four-helix-bundle protein has translation MANTDVETLNSFLRGEISAVETYRQAIGHVSDEKIRGQLEDCLHDHEHRVDTLRERIEKLGGTPAGGSGIWGTFSKLIQAGADFLGEKAAVQALEEGEDHGLADYQRDLDKTHGEARRLVRMELLPAQKRTHERLSRLKKTIH, from the coding sequence ATGGCGAACACCGACGTCGAGACGCTCAACTCCTTCCTTCGTGGCGAGATCTCCGCCGTGGAGACCTACCGTCAGGCCATCGGCCACGTGTCGGACGAGAAGATCCGCGGCCAGTTGGAAGACTGCCTGCATGACCACGAGCACCGCGTGGATACCCTCCGTGAGCGCATCGAGAAGCTCGGAGGCACCCCCGCCGGAGGCTCGGGCATCTGGGGCACCTTCTCGAAGCTGATCCAGGCGGGCGCCGATTTTCTCGGGGAGAAGGCAGCCGTGCAGGCGCTCGAGGAGGGCGAGGACCACGGCCTCGCGGACTACCAGCGCGACCTGGACAAGACCCACGGCGAGGCCCGCCGCCTGGTCCGCATGGAGTTGCTGCCCGCGCAGAAGCGCACCCATGAGCGGCTGAGCCGCCTCAAGAAGACGATCCACTGA
- the cheB gene encoding chemotaxis-specific protein-glutamate methyltransferase CheB: MSRLRVLIVDDSLTVRRRLADAFAFDPSYEVVGEASDGQQAFEQCQRLRPDVVTMDLVMPKVDGLRATELIMAHCPTPIVVLSATENRTEGLRTLDALAAGAVDAVDKPSGTLDSRWMETLVSRVRVAARVRVITHVRARLRTEEARSHAPPPRVQPPVVPPRLLVMGASTGGPAAVRHILRSLAPGFPLPVLLVLHITEHFDTAMAEWLEAQSGLSVRSAVDGEPLPMPGRVVVRMAPGNRHLVVRGGRLRLVDGPERHSCRPSVDELFESVARELGAASIGCLLTGMGRDGAEGLSAMRRAGAPTVVEDESTCVVFGMPREAIRLGAAQHVVGLTEIPPLLAALSRGGAREGLS, from the coding sequence ATGAGCCGCCTGCGGGTCCTCATCGTCGATGACTCGCTGACGGTGCGCCGCCGGCTGGCGGATGCCTTCGCGTTCGACCCGTCGTACGAGGTGGTGGGGGAGGCCTCCGATGGTCAGCAGGCCTTCGAGCAGTGCCAGCGCCTGCGCCCGGACGTGGTGACGATGGACCTGGTCATGCCGAAGGTGGATGGGCTCCGGGCCACCGAGCTCATCATGGCCCACTGCCCCACGCCCATTGTCGTCCTCTCGGCGACCGAGAATCGCACGGAGGGGCTGCGGACGTTGGACGCGCTGGCCGCGGGTGCGGTGGACGCGGTGGACAAGCCCTCGGGGACCCTGGACTCGCGGTGGATGGAGACGCTGGTGTCACGGGTGCGGGTGGCGGCGCGCGTGCGCGTCATCACCCACGTCCGGGCCCGGTTGCGGACGGAGGAGGCCCGTTCACACGCGCCGCCACCGCGCGTGCAGCCCCCCGTCGTGCCGCCCCGGTTGCTGGTGATGGGGGCCTCCACCGGAGGGCCCGCGGCCGTGCGCCACATCCTCCGTTCGTTGGCTCCGGGCTTCCCCCTGCCGGTGCTGCTGGTGCTCCACATCACCGAGCACTTCGACACCGCCATGGCCGAGTGGTTGGAGGCGCAAAGTGGCCTGTCGGTGCGAAGTGCCGTGGACGGGGAGCCGCTGCCGATGCCGGGCCGGGTGGTGGTGCGGATGGCACCGGGCAACCGGCACCTCGTGGTACGGGGGGGGCGGTTGCGGTTGGTGGACGGGCCGGAGCGCCACTCGTGCCGTCCCTCGGTGGACGAGCTCTTCGAGTCGGTGGCCCGCGAGCTGGGGGCGGCCTCCATTGGCTGCCTGTTGACGGGGATGGGGCGGGACGGGGCCGAGGGATTGTCGGCGATGCGACGCGCGGGGGCCCCCACGGTGGTGGAGGATGAATCCACCTGCGTGGTATTCGGAATGCCCCGAGAGGCCATCCGGTTGGGGGCCGCGCAGCACGTGGTGGGATTGACGGAGATTCCTCCTCTGCTGGCGGCGCTCTCTCGCGGGGGGGCCAGGGAAGGATTGTCATGA
- a CDS encoding hybrid sensor histidine kinase/response regulator, which produces MSLDSDPYHYFRIEARELIEQLTQGLLSLDDGEGGAQAVPELFRYAHTLKGAARVVGQVRMAEMAHAVEDALSSYREAGQSLPADSIREFLRLVGQMAEQLDALDTPPPPPEEAPSEEGAPALALPEAPTSEVVRVDLARLDTLLEGLSEAVVQLGGLRGAVESLGQAQYGAGSLIEQLSAPVVSNGSPAERARWLSRVLSTAEGLRSVLVKAGRQLGGGLGQVESELARLRDGAHTLRLVPAQTLFGPLELAARDAAASLGRQVEMHAEGGDIQIDGHVLAAVRQALVHVVRNAVDHGVEPPEERRALGKPPTGRFSLKVQRRGGRVLFRCEDDGRGVDLGRVRQVAVQRGLVSASEADALDEQGLFGLLFQPGFSTARTITEVSGRGVGLDVVRDMVLRLKGEVHMTSRPGLGSCLTLEVPLTLASLEMLGVEAGGQRLLVPLEALSGAIHLPAEAVSWTGARACISHEGEALPFLPLVDALGGTSSAQRPRTWSVLVLDAGTAGRAAVGVEKLLGISRRVSRPLPATVPNLPLVAGASFDEQGLPLLLLDAAGLVRRVQAGSSGGVPQVKPSRRHLILVVDDSVTTRMLEKSILEAAGYQVELAASGEEGFEKARRGGHSLAIVDVEMPGISGLELTRRIRATPSLQALPVLMVSSLATDEDKRRGREAGVSAYIVKGEFQQHGFLDTVARLTASGRRAE; this is translated from the coding sequence ATGAGCCTGGACAGCGATCCCTACCATTACTTCCGCATCGAGGCCCGGGAGCTGATCGAACAGCTCACGCAGGGCCTGCTCTCGCTGGACGATGGCGAGGGCGGTGCGCAGGCCGTGCCGGAGCTCTTCCGCTACGCGCATACCCTGAAGGGAGCGGCGCGGGTGGTGGGGCAGGTGCGCATGGCGGAGATGGCGCACGCCGTGGAGGACGCGCTGTCGTCCTACCGCGAGGCTGGCCAGTCCCTGCCCGCCGACAGCATCCGCGAGTTCCTGCGCCTGGTGGGGCAGATGGCGGAGCAGTTGGATGCGCTGGACACCCCGCCGCCGCCGCCCGAGGAGGCCCCGTCCGAGGAGGGCGCTCCGGCGCTGGCGCTCCCCGAGGCGCCGACGTCCGAGGTGGTGCGCGTGGATCTGGCGCGGCTGGACACGCTGCTGGAGGGCCTGTCCGAGGCGGTGGTGCAGCTCGGAGGCCTGCGCGGGGCGGTGGAGTCGCTCGGACAGGCGCAATACGGAGCGGGCAGCCTCATCGAGCAGCTCTCCGCGCCCGTGGTCAGCAACGGCTCGCCCGCGGAGCGCGCCCGGTGGCTGTCGCGCGTGCTGTCCACGGCCGAGGGCCTGCGCTCCGTGCTGGTGAAGGCGGGGCGGCAGCTCGGCGGCGGGCTGGGGCAGGTGGAGTCGGAGCTGGCGCGCCTGCGGGATGGGGCACACACCCTGCGGCTCGTCCCGGCGCAGACGCTCTTCGGGCCGCTGGAGCTGGCCGCTCGCGACGCGGCCGCCTCCCTGGGCCGCCAGGTGGAGATGCACGCCGAGGGCGGGGACATCCAGATCGACGGGCACGTGCTGGCGGCGGTGCGCCAGGCCCTGGTGCACGTGGTGCGCAACGCGGTGGACCACGGGGTGGAGCCTCCCGAGGAGCGGCGGGCGCTGGGCAAGCCCCCCACGGGCCGCTTCTCCTTGAAGGTGCAGCGGCGCGGCGGACGCGTCCTCTTCCGGTGCGAGGACGATGGGCGCGGCGTGGACCTGGGCCGGGTGCGCCAGGTGGCGGTGCAGCGGGGGCTCGTCTCCGCCTCCGAGGCGGACGCCCTGGACGAGCAGGGGCTGTTCGGGCTGCTCTTCCAGCCCGGGTTCAGCACGGCCCGCACCATCACCGAGGTGTCCGGCCGGGGCGTGGGGCTGGACGTGGTGCGGGACATGGTGCTGCGGCTCAAGGGCGAGGTGCACATGACCTCGCGGCCGGGGCTGGGCAGCTGTCTCACGCTGGAGGTCCCCCTCACGCTGGCCTCGTTGGAGATGCTGGGCGTGGAGGCCGGTGGGCAGCGCCTGCTGGTGCCGTTGGAGGCGCTGAGCGGCGCCATCCACCTGCCCGCCGAGGCCGTCTCCTGGACGGGGGCGCGCGCCTGCATCTCCCACGAGGGCGAGGCGCTGCCCTTCCTCCCGCTGGTGGACGCGCTGGGCGGCACGAGCAGCGCGCAGCGGCCACGCACCTGGTCCGTGCTGGTGCTCGACGCGGGCACGGCGGGCCGGGCCGCGGTGGGGGTGGAGAAGCTGCTGGGCATCTCCCGCCGGGTGAGCCGGCCACTGCCCGCCACCGTGCCCAACCTGCCGCTGGTGGCCGGGGCCAGCTTCGACGAGCAGGGCCTCCCCCTGTTGCTGCTGGACGCGGCTGGCCTGGTGCGCCGGGTGCAGGCGGGCTCCTCCGGCGGGGTTCCCCAGGTCAAGCCCTCGCGGCGGCACCTCATCCTCGTGGTGGATGACTCCGTCACCACCCGCATGCTGGAGAAGAGCATCCTCGAGGCCGCGGGCTATCAGGTGGAGCTGGCCGCCTCGGGCGAGGAGGGCTTCGAGAAGGCGCGGCGGGGCGGTCACTCGCTGGCCATCGTCGACGTGGAGATGCCGGGGATCAGCGGGCTGGAGCTCACCCGGCGCATCCGCGCCACGCCCTCCCTTCAGGCGCTGCCCGTGCTCATGGTGTCCTCGCTGGCCACCGACGAGGACAAGCGGCGCGGCCGCGAGGCGGGCGTGTCGGCCTACATCGTCAAGGGCGAGTTCCAGCAGCACGGCTTCCTGGACACGGTCGCCCGTCTGACGGCCTCCGGGCGGAGGGCAGAATGA
- a CDS encoding chemotaxis protein CheW has product MSLPRTRAAQRLDELRESFDSSFSRPPAPRQEPGEALLRLRVGGAPLGVRLGQLSGLHLLPRLVRLPGSPDSLLGLVGLRGQLIAVHDLAAQLGLSSGEPPRWLLLAGGTRRVGLAAAGFEGQLRATREQMRSGGGSSSAHPLLSTSVLLPDAPPLPVLDVDALVRKLLEEASAPQQGR; this is encoded by the coding sequence ATGAGTCTCCCTCGCACCCGCGCGGCCCAGCGGCTGGACGAGCTGCGCGAAAGCTTCGACTCCTCCTTCTCCCGGCCCCCCGCGCCGCGGCAGGAGCCCGGCGAGGCGTTGCTGCGGCTGCGCGTGGGCGGTGCCCCCCTGGGCGTGCGCCTGGGGCAGCTGTCGGGTCTCCACCTCCTGCCGCGCCTGGTGCGCCTGCCGGGCAGTCCGGACTCGTTGCTGGGGCTGGTGGGGCTGCGAGGCCAGCTCATCGCCGTGCACGACCTGGCGGCGCAGCTGGGCCTCTCGTCCGGAGAGCCTCCGCGGTGGTTGCTGCTGGCCGGTGGTACCCGGCGCGTGGGCCTGGCGGCGGCTGGCTTCGAGGGCCAGTTGCGCGCCACCCGTGAGCAGATGCGTTCTGGCGGGGGCTCCTCCTCCGCCCACCCCTTGCTGAGCACCAGCGTCCTGCTGCCGGACGCCCCGCCGTTGCCGGTGCTCGATGTCGATGCCCTCGTGAGAAAGCTGCTGGAGGAGGCCTCCGCCCCCCAGCAGGGGAGATGA
- a CDS encoding CHASE3 domain-containing protein encodes MFSNRTLGQQFTAVVIVVSALIVLFVVMSLKSIRDFTDAATTVGRTHQVITGLERVLSSVKDAETGHRGYVLTGDEAFLAPYNEAQASIDKELSLLRELVSGNPEQVRRLEVLRPAISRKLASLKASIELRRTKGFDAVQTSTGMSEGREMMEAIRGTVAEMRLSEEKLLQEGDAQMDADALSFMRVFFWGGVVALVVVIGAATLVGMGLQKKIGSAISGVQGSSAELQSAASQQATGAREQASATTEISTTVKELLSTSRQIAGSAQQVARVADETAGAARTGNETVQHAQEAIDTVRRQVDAIVNHMLELGKRSQEIGGIVDIINELAEQTNILAINATIESAGAGEHGKRFAVVAEEIRKLADRVGGATKDIRVLIEEIRAASNTTIMATEDGSKAVQSSAKQFSDVAGSFRRIAELVRANLDVAREIELSTQQQTTAVEQVNTAILEVAQTARQAESSSAQTLQTATRLIQLSQQLNAIIDSRANA; translated from the coding sequence ATGTTCTCGAATCGGACGTTGGGACAGCAGTTCACCGCCGTGGTCATCGTGGTCTCGGCGTTGATCGTGCTCTTCGTCGTCATGTCCCTGAAGAGCATCCGGGATTTCACGGACGCCGCCACCACCGTGGGGCGCACCCATCAGGTCATCACCGGGCTCGAGCGGGTCCTCTCCAGCGTCAAGGACGCGGAGACGGGTCATCGCGGCTACGTCCTCACCGGGGATGAGGCCTTCCTCGCGCCCTACAACGAGGCGCAGGCCAGCATCGACAAGGAGCTGTCGCTCCTGAGGGAGCTCGTCTCCGGCAACCCCGAGCAGGTCCGGCGCCTGGAAGTGCTGCGGCCCGCCATCTCCCGGAAGCTCGCCAGTCTGAAGGCCAGCATCGAGCTGCGCCGCACCAAGGGCTTCGATGCGGTCCAGACCAGCACCGGCATGAGCGAGGGCAGGGAGATGATGGAAGCCATCCGGGGCACGGTGGCCGAGATGCGCCTGTCGGAGGAGAAGCTGCTCCAGGAGGGCGACGCGCAGATGGACGCGGACGCGCTCTCGTTCATGCGGGTGTTCTTCTGGGGCGGAGTCGTGGCGCTGGTGGTGGTCATCGGGGCCGCCACCCTCGTCGGTATGGGTCTTCAGAAGAAGATCGGCTCGGCCATCTCGGGGGTGCAGGGCTCCTCGGCCGAGCTCCAGTCGGCGGCCTCGCAGCAGGCCACGGGCGCGCGCGAGCAGGCCTCGGCCACGACGGAGATCTCCACCACCGTCAAGGAGCTGCTGTCCACCTCGCGGCAGATCGCCGGCAGCGCGCAGCAGGTGGCCCGCGTGGCGGACGAGACGGCGGGCGCGGCCCGCACCGGCAACGAGACGGTGCAGCACGCCCAGGAGGCCATCGACACGGTGCGCCGCCAGGTGGACGCCATCGTCAACCACATGCTGGAGCTGGGCAAGCGCTCGCAGGAGATCGGCGGCATCGTGGACATCATCAACGAGCTGGCCGAGCAGACGAACATCCTGGCCATCAACGCCACCATCGAGAGCGCCGGGGCGGGGGAGCACGGCAAGCGCTTCGCCGTGGTGGCGGAGGAAATCCGCAAGCTGGCGGACCGCGTGGGCGGCGCCACCAAGGACATCCGCGTCCTCATCGAGGAGATCCGCGCCGCCTCCAACACCACCATCATGGCCACCGAGGACGGCTCCAAGGCGGTGCAGAGCAGCGCCAAGCAGTTCAGTGACGTGGCGGGCAGCTTCCGCCGCATCGCCGAGCTGGTGCGCGCCAACCTGGACGTGGCGCGGGAGATCGAGCTGAGCACCCAGCAGCAGACGACGGCCGTGGAGCAGGTGAACACCGCCATCCTCGAGGTGGCGCAGACGGCGCGTCAGGCCGAGTCCAGCTCCGCGCAGACGTTGCAGACGGCCACCCGGCTCATCCAGCTCTCGCAGCAGCTCAACGCCATCATCGACTCGCGCGCCAACGCATGA
- a CDS encoding response regulator, with translation MKARVLIVDDSVTVRADLRGVLSTAGFGTTLCESLAVARKALSESEFDLLILDMLLPDGDGVELLEELRRVPRTANLPVLMLSTEAAVIQRLKGLSHGANDYVGKPYDSAYVVRRAHELTQLPDSDGTPRLVSAGRRRRVLVVDGRIDFRHRAADALRKDGHDVIIAESGDDAMRLLEAQPVDCILLDLEMPGLEGPEWVRAVRTLPGTAHVAVVGLTAGFDAKLISEALAVKVDAFCSKTEDIEVLRAQVRTELRRRAESEQAMAAPSPAHTPAIPVVPVVSVPAAPAAHTPSPGGIHGSLFEALVARCGLSPVIAPSTMTRACRKAGVEPQMLTPVTLAKALPSIRDMLHIFLDAQEAERRIQAIQALAQGEPASAASPESKKSRV, from the coding sequence ATGAAGGCACGTGTGCTCATCGTGGACGACAGCGTGACGGTCCGGGCGGACCTGCGCGGGGTGCTGAGCACCGCTGGCTTTGGCACCACGTTGTGCGAGAGCCTCGCGGTCGCCCGCAAGGCGCTGAGCGAGAGTGAGTTCGACCTGCTCATCCTGGACATGCTGCTGCCGGATGGTGACGGCGTGGAGCTGCTGGAGGAGCTGCGCCGGGTGCCTCGCACGGCGAACCTGCCGGTGCTGATGCTGTCCACCGAGGCGGCGGTCATCCAGCGGCTCAAGGGCCTGTCCCACGGTGCCAACGACTACGTGGGCAAGCCCTATGACTCGGCCTACGTGGTGCGGCGCGCCCACGAGCTGACGCAGCTGCCGGATTCGGATGGCACGCCCCGGCTGGTGTCGGCCGGGCGGCGGCGCCGGGTGCTGGTGGTGGACGGCCGCATCGACTTCCGCCACCGCGCCGCGGATGCGCTGCGCAAGGACGGCCACGACGTCATCATCGCCGAGTCCGGCGACGACGCCATGCGGTTGCTGGAGGCGCAGCCGGTGGACTGCATCCTGCTGGACCTGGAGATGCCGGGGCTGGAGGGACCGGAGTGGGTGCGCGCCGTGAGGACCCTACCCGGGACGGCCCATGTGGCGGTGGTGGGGCTGACGGCCGGCTTCGACGCGAAGCTCATCTCCGAGGCCCTGGCGGTGAAGGTGGATGCCTTCTGCTCCAAGACGGAGGACATCGAGGTGCTGCGCGCCCAGGTGCGCACGGAGCTGCGGCGCCGGGCCGAGTCCGAGCAGGCCATGGCGGCTCCGTCCCCGGCCCATACCCCGGCCATTCCCGTCGTCCCGGTGGTGTCCGTGCCCGCCGCCCCGGCCGCGCACACGCCGTCCCCCGGAGGGATCCATGGCTCCCTCTTCGAGGCCCTGGTGGCGCGCTGTGGCCTGTCGCCCGTCATCGCCCCGTCCACCATGACGCGTGCGTGCCGCAAGGCCGGCGTGGAGCCGCAGATGCTCACCCCCGTGACGCTGGCGAAGGCGCTGCCGAGCATCCGCGACATGCTGCACATCTTCCTCGACGCCCAGGAGGCGGAGCGGCGCATCCAGGCCATCCAGGCGCTGGCCCAGGGGGAGCCCGCCAGCGCGGCCTCGCCGGAGAGCAAGAAGTCCCGCGTCTGA
- a CDS encoding CheR family methyltransferase, producing the protein MIARFVALVQQRLGLVIDKGQWGELEPLLAERAGGSVERYLERLASSSAQEEWKALAERLTVGETYFLRHLTQLETLVDEVLPSFLRQSSNIRVLCAGCSSGEEPYSVALLARERGRVDASRLRILGIDVNPRAIAQARRACYSSWSLRAVPLALREQWFKRTPEGFALRPQVRDQVIFEERNLLEDAPAFWAPGSFHAILCRNVVLYFPPEVTRRIIARMAQALVPGGYLFLGPSETLRGISEEFELLRRGDAFYYRRLPVPLPTLASSRAPPLLPPPPSAVALPRGSSTPPPVDGLEAVLRLLEAERYTEAWARLESLPQEEQPRGLLLRAVLHLHAGRLEAAEHLGRQLTSASATEAPAQYLLGLCLEQSGNEVGARSRYAAAVRADPTFALGYLRAGTLARRAGDLADARVGLRMALSLLPQEKPLYLSLFGGGFGRHGLMQVGLQELHACTEVP; encoded by the coding sequence GTGATCGCTCGTTTCGTCGCGCTCGTGCAGCAACGCCTGGGGCTGGTCATCGACAAGGGCCAGTGGGGTGAGCTGGAGCCGCTGCTCGCGGAGCGTGCCGGCGGTTCCGTGGAGCGCTACCTGGAGCGGCTGGCCTCCTCGTCCGCTCAAGAGGAGTGGAAGGCCCTCGCCGAGCGGCTCACCGTGGGGGAGACGTACTTCCTGCGCCACCTCACCCAGCTCGAGACGTTGGTGGATGAGGTGCTTCCCTCCTTCCTCCGCCAGTCCTCCAACATCCGCGTGCTGTGCGCCGGCTGCTCCAGCGGAGAGGAGCCCTACTCCGTGGCCCTCCTGGCCCGTGAGCGCGGGCGGGTGGATGCCTCCCGGCTGCGCATCCTCGGCATCGACGTCAACCCTCGCGCCATCGCCCAGGCCCGCCGCGCCTGCTACTCCTCCTGGTCCCTGCGCGCCGTGCCCCTCGCCCTGCGCGAGCAGTGGTTCAAGCGGACCCCCGAGGGGTTCGCCCTCCGGCCCCAGGTGAGGGATCAGGTCATCTTCGAGGAGCGCAACCTGTTGGAGGATGCCCCCGCCTTCTGGGCCCCGGGCTCCTTCCACGCCATCCTCTGCCGCAACGTCGTCCTCTACTTTCCTCCCGAGGTGACGCGAAGGATCATCGCCCGCATGGCCCAGGCGCTGGTCCCTGGCGGCTACCTCTTCCTGGGGCCCAGCGAGACGCTGCGGGGCATCTCCGAGGAATTCGAGCTGCTGCGCCGCGGGGACGCCTTCTACTACCGCCGGCTGCCGGTACCGTTGCCCACCCTGGCCTCCTCGCGGGCGCCGCCCCTGCTTCCGCCGCCCCCCTCCGCCGTGGCCCTCCCGAGGGGCTCGAGCACTCCTCCTCCGGTGGACGGGTTGGAGGCGGTGCTGCGGCTGCTCGAGGCCGAGCGCTACACCGAGGCCTGGGCGCGGCTGGAGTCGCTCCCCCAGGAGGAGCAACCCAGGGGCCTGCTGCTGCGGGCGGTGTTGCACCTGCACGCGGGACGCCTGGAGGCGGCCGAGCACCTGGGCCGGCAGCTCACCTCGGCGAGCGCCACCGAGGCCCCGGCCCAGTACCTGCTGGGGCTGTGCCTGGAGCAGAGCGGGAACGAGGTGGGAGCCCGGTCCCGTTACGCCGCTGCGGTGCGTGCGGATCCCACCTTCGCCCTGGGGTACCTCCGCGCGGGTACACTGGCGCGCCGGGCCGGTGACCTGGCGGACGCCCGGGTGGGCCTGCGCATGGCCCTCTCTCTGCTGCCCCAGGAGAAGCCGTTGTATCTGTCACTCTTCGGCGGAGGTTTCGGCCGCCACGGGCTGATGCAGGTGGGCCTGCAAGAGCTCCATGCCTGTACGGAGGTTCCATGA
- a CDS encoding chemotaxis protein CheW — protein MPRQGSRCFLVVRAQEWMCALPLEEVEETMRPLPVAPVSAAPVFVRGVCLVRGTPAPVVSLAMLLGGQAVLSGSGRRFVSLRVPEGRLALEVDEVRGLRWVEEGQLDSVPPLLRATASGHLRHLGSLDGRLMAVLGAAHLLPEEIWDRLESSSGEGSA, from the coding sequence ATGCCCAGGCAGGGGTCGCGCTGCTTCCTCGTGGTGAGGGCGCAGGAGTGGATGTGCGCGCTGCCGCTCGAGGAAGTGGAGGAGACGATGAGGCCGCTGCCGGTCGCCCCGGTGTCGGCCGCGCCCGTCTTCGTGCGTGGCGTGTGCCTGGTGCGAGGCACCCCGGCGCCCGTGGTGAGCCTGGCGATGCTGTTGGGGGGGCAGGCCGTCCTGTCCGGCTCCGGCCGGCGCTTCGTCTCGCTGCGCGTGCCCGAGGGGCGCCTGGCGCTTGAGGTGGATGAGGTGCGCGGCCTGCGGTGGGTGGAGGAGGGCCAGTTGGACTCCGTGCCTCCGCTGCTGCGCGCCACCGCCAGTGGCCACCTGCGGCACCTGGGCTCGTTGGATGGGCGGCTGATGGCCGTGCTCGGCGCGGCCCACCTGCTGCCCGAGGAGATCTGGGACCGTCTGGAGAGCTCCTCGGGTGAGGGGAGCGCGTGA